A segment of the Desulfocurvus vexinensis DSM 17965 genome:
AGAAACGCGCCTTCACCTGCCGGACGATGCAGGTCACGCCCGGGTAGAGATCGCCGAAAATCAGCAGCACACGGTGCGGCGCGTTCTTGAGCATGGTTCCGGCGTGCTCCGGATATTGCAGCGAGCGGAGCCAGTCGACCTTCTGTTTCACCGGCCCCTTGAACAGCTCGACCTTGAAGGCGATCCGGCGCGGCTCCCCGGCGACGTACTGGTAGCGCGGGTGGCTCATGCCAGGGATCTTGATCGTCGCGTAGTCGGTCGACTTCTCGTCGCTGATGGAGTTGGGGTTGTACTGGAATTCGAGCCGCTCCCCCGTGTCGGCGTCCACCAGATATCCCTTGATGGGCTGTTGATCCCAGGCCATTCCTTACACCTCGGCGATCTCGATGATCGGCTTGCCCAGTTGTCCGGCCCGGTCGAGTTCCAGCCGCATGCCGCTGGAAATGCCGTTGCCGGTGAACGCCCACACCTCGTCGCAACATTCCATGTAGGCCAGGCCGCAGGCGATGCCAGTCTCCCGCTGCTCGGGAACGCTGTCATCGGTAAAGGTCGGATACAACAGGTGCGGCGCGAACGGCGCGTGACCGCGTCTCATGACCCGACGGCAAAGCGCCTCGGCGACCCTGACGTTTCGGGTTATGTCGCCCGCGAACGGGCTGCAGACAAAGATGCGTTTCATCGGTCCTCTCACAGGGTTTCGTAGTTTCTGATCTTCCGCTCCCGCAGGTCCTTGTAGACGGCCTCGGCCACCTTCCGGCCATCGATGTTGGTGGTCACGCTCAGTTCCACCGGTCGGTCGGCCAAGCCATTGAGGCGCGAGAGCAGCGATTCCAGCAGTTCGCGCAGCCCCGGACCGGCTTCCTCTCCGCGCATGGGTGTCGCGGGAGCGGTGCGAGCCGGAGCGATCAACCGCTCGGAAGGCACCGTCTCGGCGAGTCCCGATTGCAGGGGCTTCGCTATCGGAGTCGGCGCGGTTGTCTTGGGCCGCTCGATCCCGGCCGGAGCCAGAGAAGCACTTCCGATTTCCGGTGCCGGTTCCACCGCATACGGCTGGATGTAGCTCTTACTTACCGGCTCGACGGCCGCCGCGACGGTCTGCACGGTGCCGTTCATCGGTTGTGGGGGTGGCGCGGCCTTGGCCATGACTGGCTGGAGCATCAGCATGGCGCTCAGGGCCTTGGGCACCAGGCGTTCGTCCAGACGCGGAACGAGACTGAGCACGCTTTCGATGATGCGTTGCCCAATCGATTCGGCGGGCTGCGCGGTCTTGAGCGGTTGTTTCTGCTCGGCCACCTGCGGGACCGGGGTCTGGACTCCCAGCATGGCGCGAGCGGAGGAGAGCAAACCGTTGGCGATCCCAGTACTTCTATCCTTGATCGCCTGAATGCCCGCGCTCGCGCCGCTGGAAAGCCTTTGCCAGAGGGTTTGCCCCTCGGCACCGGCGTTGGTAAAGATTCGACCGACAGCGCCGGGCACGGCCGATAGCGTGGTAACGATCCGGTCGCGGAGATTGACGGCTCCCGTGGCCAGCGCGTCCCAGGTATTGACCTGGGGCGGCTTGAGCGCCAGTTCGGGCGTGTTGCCAAACAGGGATTGTTTGAGACCGCCGAAAATGGTACCAGCCTTGGCCGCGACGGTTTGAGCCCCGGAGGTCAACCCATCCCAGAGTTTTCCGGCCATGCGGAAGGGAGCTGAGGCGGCGTCCATGAGGTTGCCGCCCGCCGTTTTGATCTGCTGCCACGCTCCCGCAGCGGCCGAGAGAATTCCGCGAGCGGCGAAGCCGAACACTTTCGCGGGCAGCGTCTGGGTAAGGCTCATGCCGTCGGCGAGGGTCTTGAGCAGCGCGGAACCGGAGGCGGTCAGGCTGGCGAGTGGTCCCTCGCGGGCATCGGAGAACGGCAGCAGATTGCGCAGCTTGCCCAGGGCGTTCTTGAGCATGGTGACGGGATAGGTCACCGCCGACCAGATCCCTTCGCCCAGGGTGATCAGCAGCTTTTTGCCCGCCTCGAAGAAGGTGGTGTCCCCGGCGAAGAAAGAGCGCACGGTGGCAAACAGCTCCCGCAGTGTGCTGATGATCGGCAGATTCAGAATCGCCTGGCCGATCTGTCCGGCGGCGTCGGCCACCAGGCGTCCGATGGAGGTAAAGATGCCGGAAATGAAATCCCAGACACCGACCATCACATCCCGCGCCCAGCGGAACGGGGTGGCAAGAAAATCGTAGACCGCACCGCCGATGGCCTTGAGCCCGTCCAGCAGGGAGATGTCACCGGTCAGCACCTGCCAGACCGCATAGACGATCTTCCCGGCGGCCATGAAGGCCTCGCCGATCATGCGCACGGGCAACAGGAACTTGTAGATGAACTTGGTCGCTCCGATCAGGGACCCGACGATGGCCTTGCCGACCCAGACCACGCTGCGCACCACCACCGCCAGGGCTCGGACGATGAGCGACAGGTTCCAGGCCACGATCTTCAGCGCGAATGCCAGCCCCTGCAGAAGCACACCGGCGACGGTGCCGATAACCGTGCCGAAGGTGCGCCAGGACGACCCATCGGTGGCGCTGGCGGCCACGCCGAAGAT
Coding sequences within it:
- a CDS encoding DUF4406 domain-containing protein, which codes for MKRIFVCSPFAGDITRNVRVAEALCRRVMRRGHAPFAPHLLYPTFTDDSVPEQRETGIACGLAYMECCDEVWAFTGNGISSGMRLELDRAGQLGKPIIEIAEV